One Diospyros lotus cultivar Yz01 chromosome 1, ASM1463336v1, whole genome shotgun sequence genomic window carries:
- the LOC127811512 gene encoding putative RNA-binding protein involved in heterochromatin assembly, which translates to MSRPGDWNCRSCQHLNFQRRDSCHRCDEPRIGGGSSSFGFTTGPDVRPGDWYCAVGNCGTHNFASRSTCFKCGAFKDDNSSGGFNGGRSFGFGGGSRSGWKSGDWICNRPGCKEHNFASRMECFRCGAPREYSC; encoded by the exons ATGAGCAGGCCGGGAGATTGGAATTGCAGGTCCTGCCAGCACCTCAACTTCCAGCGGAGAGACTCGTGTCACCGCTGCGACGAGCCAAGAATCGGCGGCGGGTCCTCCTCCTTTGGCTTCACCACCGGCCCTGACGTGAGGCCCGGCGACTGGTACTGCGCCGTCGGCAACTGTGGCACCCACAACTTCGCCAGCCGCTCCACCTGCTTCAAGTGCGGCGCCTTCAAGGACGACAACTCGTCTGGCGGCTTCAATGGTGGCAGGAGCTTCGGCTTCGGCGGTGGCAGTCGATCCGGGTGGAAGTCCGGCGACTGGATTTGCAACAG GCCGGGCTGCAAGGAGCACAACTTTGCCAGCCGAATGGAGTGTTTCAGATGCGGGGCGCCAAGGGAGTACAGCTGCTAG